A genome region from Thalassotalea euphylliae includes the following:
- the pheS gene encoding phenylalanine--tRNA ligase subunit alpha, translated as MNLDDIILQAEQEIAAASTPAALDDVRVSYLGKKGVFTEKMKGLGQLPKEEKPKAGQVINQAKQQVQKLLTERGELLRAEEIKAKLAAESIDVTLPGNTNEIGGLHPVTRTIERIESFFSELGFEVKAGPEVEDDFHNFDALNIPEHHPARQDHDTFYFNPKLVLRTQTSGVQIRTMEAEKPPLRIISPGRVYRNDYDQTHTPMFHQVEGLLVDKDVSFTHLKGILHDFLHNFFEEDLEIRFRPSYFPFTEPSAEVDVMGKNGKWLEVLGCGMVHPNVLKSVGIDPEEYTGFAFGMGVERLTMLRYGVNDLRSFFENDLRLLKQFK; from the coding sequence ATGAACTTAGACGATATAATTTTGCAAGCAGAGCAAGAGATCGCTGCGGCGTCTACACCTGCTGCGCTAGATGACGTGCGCGTAAGCTACCTAGGTAAAAAAGGTGTGTTTACCGAAAAGATGAAAGGCTTAGGCCAGCTACCTAAAGAAGAAAAGCCAAAAGCAGGCCAAGTAATCAACCAAGCTAAGCAGCAAGTACAAAAGCTATTAACTGAACGTGGTGAGTTACTGCGCGCAGAAGAAATCAAAGCAAAATTAGCGGCTGAGTCAATTGATGTAACTTTACCGGGTAACACTAACGAGATTGGTGGCTTACACCCAGTTACGCGCACAATTGAACGCATTGAGTCATTTTTCAGCGAGTTAGGCTTTGAGGTAAAGGCGGGTCCAGAAGTGGAGGATGATTTCCATAACTTTGATGCGTTGAACATTCCTGAACATCACCCAGCACGTCAAGATCACGATACCTTCTACTTTAACCCTAAGTTGGTTTTGCGTACGCAAACATCAGGCGTGCAAATTCGTACTATGGAAGCGGAAAAGCCGCCATTGCGCATTATCTCGCCGGGTCGCGTATACCGTAACGATTACGATCAAACCCATACGCCGATGTTCCATCAGGTAGAAGGTTTATTGGTTGATAAAGACGTGAGCTTTACTCACCTGAAAGGCATTTTGCACGACTTCTTACATAACTTCTTTGAAGAAGACTTAGAAATTCGTTTCCGTCCGTCTTACTTCCCATTCACTGAGCCTTCAGCAGAAGTGGATGTGATGGGTAAAAACGGCAAATGGTTAGAAGTACTAGGTTGTGGCATGGTTCACCCGAACGTACTTAAATCAGTGGGTATCGATCCAGAAGAATACACCGGTTTCGCCTTTGGTATGGGTGTTGAGCGTTTAACTATGTTGCGCTACGGCGTGAACGACTTGCGTTCATTTTTTGAAAACGATCTTCGATTATTAAAACAGTTTAAGTAA
- the pheT gene encoding phenylalanine--tRNA ligase subunit beta, which produces MKFSESWLREWVNPESTSDELAHQITMAGLEVDGVDPVAGEFSGVVVGEVVECGQHPDADKLQVTKINVGDASTDGELLDIVCGAKNCRLGLKVAVAMVGAVLPGNFKIKKAKLRGQPSFGMLCSESELGMAESADGIIELPADAPIGTDIRDYLDLNDNTIDVDLTANRGDCLGIKGLAREVGVLNSLAVTEPAIEPVPATIEDTREIKLSAPAACPRYLGRVIKGINLGATTPLCMVEKLRRCGVRSIDPVVDVTNYVLLELGHPMHAFDLAKIDGAIDVRFANKEEKLVLLDENEVTLSEETLVIADTGSEGKDGKSLAMAGIFGGLHSGVAQGSKDIFLESAFFAPLAILGKARQYGLHTDASHRYERGVDPALQRDAMERATQLLLEIVGGEAGPIVEAKSDEHIPQPRQVSLRRAKLDQRIGLHIEDDKVSEILTRLGFTVAFANDVWEVTVPGYRFDISIEVDLIEEVARIFGYNNIPNVAPQASLSMRKHSEGKLGLTKLRQALINRGYQEAITYSFVDPKVQALLHPNQEVMTLPHPISSEMSVMRLSLWTGLLQAVTYNQNRQQGRVRLFETGLRFIPDESAENGVRQQQMIAGVISGSQNQEHWNLAKAAADFFDIKGDVEAMLAVTGKGAEFEFSKAEIDALHPGQTAAVHKDGELVGYLGTLHPELERKLGLNGRTLVFELLLDAVLTLNVPEARDISRFPANRRDIAVVVEEQVEANNVLQLIEKVGGNNLVDLNLFDVYTGKGIEPGFKSLAIAMTLQDVEKTLEEKDITEVVNRVVDTLKTELNASLRD; this is translated from the coding sequence ATGAAATTTAGTGAATCTTGGTTAAGAGAGTGGGTTAACCCAGAGAGTACTTCTGACGAGTTAGCGCACCAAATTACAATGGCTGGCCTTGAAGTTGATGGTGTAGACCCAGTTGCGGGGGAGTTCTCTGGCGTTGTTGTTGGTGAAGTGGTTGAATGCGGTCAACATCCAGATGCTGACAAACTGCAAGTTACCAAAATTAACGTTGGTGATGCCAGCACAGACGGCGAGTTATTAGACATTGTTTGTGGTGCGAAAAACTGTCGCTTAGGTCTTAAAGTGGCTGTTGCTATGGTGGGCGCTGTGCTACCGGGCAACTTCAAAATAAAGAAAGCGAAACTTCGCGGCCAACCGTCATTTGGTATGCTGTGTTCAGAATCTGAACTCGGTATGGCAGAAAGCGCTGATGGTATTATTGAATTGCCAGCTGATGCGCCAATCGGCACTGATATTCGTGATTACTTAGACTTAAACGACAACACGATTGATGTTGATTTAACCGCTAACCGTGGTGACTGTTTAGGTATTAAAGGTTTAGCCCGTGAAGTGGGTGTACTCAACAGCTTAGCTGTTACTGAGCCTGCGATTGAGCCAGTACCTGCGACGATTGAAGATACTCGTGAAATCAAATTATCAGCACCAGCTGCTTGCCCGCGCTACTTAGGTCGTGTTATTAAAGGCATTAACCTTGGCGCAACAACACCGCTTTGTATGGTTGAAAAGCTACGTCGCTGTGGTGTGCGTTCAATCGACCCAGTAGTTGATGTCACCAACTATGTATTACTTGAGTTAGGCCACCCAATGCACGCTTTCGATTTAGCAAAAATCGACGGTGCAATTGATGTACGATTTGCGAACAAAGAAGAAAAGCTAGTTTTATTAGACGAAAACGAAGTGACGCTTTCTGAAGAAACATTAGTTATCGCTGATACTGGTTCTGAAGGTAAAGACGGCAAGTCGTTAGCGATGGCAGGTATCTTCGGTGGTCTTCACTCAGGTGTTGCACAAGGCAGCAAAGACATTTTCCTAGAAAGTGCCTTCTTTGCGCCATTAGCGATCTTAGGTAAAGCGCGTCAATATGGTTTACATACTGATGCATCTCACCGTTACGAGCGTGGTGTTGACCCAGCACTTCAACGTGATGCGATGGAGCGTGCTACTCAGTTACTACTTGAGATTGTTGGCGGTGAAGCTGGCCCAATCGTAGAAGCAAAATCTGACGAGCATATTCCTCAGCCGCGCCAAGTAAGCCTTCGCCGTGCGAAATTAGATCAGCGTATTGGTTTACACATTGAAGACGACAAAGTGTCTGAAATTCTAACTCGCTTAGGTTTTACGGTTGCTTTTGCTAACGATGTTTGGGAAGTGACTGTACCGGGTTACCGTTTTGATATTTCAATTGAAGTTGATTTAATTGAAGAAGTGGCGCGTATTTTTGGTTACAACAACATTCCAAATGTTGCGCCGCAAGCATCACTTTCAATGCGCAAGCACAGCGAAGGTAAGTTAGGTTTAACTAAACTTCGCCAAGCGCTGATTAATCGTGGTTACCAAGAAGCGATCACCTACAGCTTTGTTGACCCGAAAGTTCAAGCGTTATTGCACCCGAACCAAGAAGTGATGACGTTACCACACCCAATTTCATCTGAAATGTCAGTGATGCGTTTAAGCCTATGGACAGGTTTATTACAAGCGGTAACTTACAACCAAAACCGTCAGCAAGGTCGTGTTCGTTTGTTTGAAACTGGTCTTCGCTTTATTCCTGACGAAAGTGCAGAAAACGGTGTACGCCAACAACAAATGATCGCTGGTGTAATCTCAGGCTCACAAAACCAAGAGCACTGGAACTTAGCAAAAGCAGCCGCTGATTTCTTCGATATCAAAGGTGATGTTGAAGCTATGTTAGCCGTGACTGGTAAAGGCGCTGAGTTTGAATTTTCAAAAGCAGAAATTGATGCACTACACCCAGGTCAAACAGCGGCAGTTCACAAAGATGGCGAGCTAGTTGGTTACCTTGGTACCTTACATCCTGAATTAGAAAGAAAATTAGGATTAAACGGCCGTACGTTAGTGTTTGAATTATTGTTAGACGCTGTTTTAACCTTAAATGTACCTGAAGCTCGCGATATTTCTCGCTTCCCTGCAAACCGTCGCGACATCGCGGTTGTGGTTGAAGAGCAAGTTGAAGCAAATAATGTGTTACAACTCATTGAAAAGGTTGGCGGAAATAATTTAGTTGATCTAAACTTGTTCGATGTATACACAGGCAAAGGTATCGAACCTGGCTTTAAGAGTTTAGCGATTGCAATGACCTTGCAAGACGTCGAGAAAACCCTTGAAGAAAAAGATATAACAGAAGTTGTTAATCGGGTTGTTGATACATTAAAAACTGAACTAAATGCATCACTGAGGGATTAA
- a CDS encoding integration host factor subunit alpha — translation MALTKAEIAEHLYEKVGLSKRDAKDMVEIFFEEIRETLEEGEQVKLSGFGNFDLREKSERPGRNPKTGEDIPISARKVVTFRPGQKLKSRVEDGNE, via the coding sequence ATGGCGCTAACCAAAGCAGAAATCGCAGAACACCTATATGAAAAGGTCGGGTTGAGCAAACGCGATGCTAAAGATATGGTTGAGATATTCTTCGAAGAAATTCGAGAAACTCTTGAAGAAGGTGAGCAGGTTAAATTATCAGGCTTTGGCAACTTTGACTTAAGAGAGAAAAGTGAACGTCCTGGCAGAAACCCTAAAACTGGTGAAGATATTCCTATCTCTGCCCGTAAAGTGGTTACCTTTAGACCGGGTCAAAAACTTAAAAGTCGTGTTGAAGACGGCAACGAGTAA
- a CDS encoding DUF2937 family protein, with product MITTAIKSTLDYCLFTLGFILAVQLPEFIQQYKQYLAGKLSETQWHLNGYQKIADQNYQGSIPALIQDYLASGKQAIEQTGQLVSEMLTRKQSLTETIASLDSNSYIEQVISLFSSVNVKDAETVLGYYQLAFPLTVEALASGVVLAFIFIWLRMLVTGLFSRVLPQGA from the coding sequence ATGATCACCACCGCTATAAAATCCACACTGGACTATTGCTTATTTACCTTAGGTTTTATTTTAGCCGTACAACTTCCAGAATTTATTCAACAATATAAACAATATTTGGCAGGTAAACTAAGTGAAACTCAGTGGCACTTAAATGGCTACCAAAAAATTGCCGATCAAAACTATCAAGGCAGTATTCCAGCGTTAATTCAAGATTACTTGGCAAGTGGTAAACAAGCGATTGAACAGACCGGTCAATTGGTCAGTGAGATGTTAACTCGCAAACAAAGCCTTACAGAAACCATTGCATCGCTTGATAGCAACAGTTACATAGAGCAAGTGATTAGCTTATTTAGCAGTGTAAATGTTAAAGATGCAGAAACTGTGCTCGGTTATTATCAATTAGCGTTCCCATTAACCGTTGAAGCATTAGCATCAGGTGTTGTGTTGGCCTTTATCTTTATTTGGCTTCGAATGCTAGTTACAGGGTTATTTAGCCGAGTGTTACCCCAAGGAGCTTAG
- a CDS encoding HDOD domain-containing protein — MAAKKASSEHWISIISQRELPALTSTALLLDKFANDDVSSLPRLSNAILHDQVLSSSLLKVANSIQRIGVNKITTVSRATVILGIQTVKNICLTSKVIESLLKHKDLDIEVYTRIKSLMAQSFFAGQLAKMMLPNHSDETQEEVYIAAMLRRIGETAFWCLGKEFQEELDHLISVPKQQYEEACIELIGMSFDELSIGLARRWQLGDLMIKSLDNPEQRTLEMQVIYLADKLVHYIHNPPTAVKYNKIIRQISKLMKISDQQLLYRIKQTRETSIKLLESYGAQILIEYVKKLPSAADLAHDNQFVYEDVVNKEAALLKTIQHLTSMTLTTKDASLYLEYALTQLARILNFETCSFYLLTNLKQTLTCRQTVNHFGKVVEEPLTISLTDQKSLLNRVLYTQQPAIVNNESDHGNARFPYPVNKLFAKSKLVLAAVHIKQSNIGMIIGQRKKPTIEQAELDNFHLLTQHLNMCLTLISPNKKAT, encoded by the coding sequence GTGGCAGCAAAAAAAGCCAGTTCAGAACATTGGATTTCAATCATTTCACAGCGAGAATTACCAGCGTTAACCTCAACTGCGCTGTTACTCGATAAATTTGCTAACGATGATGTTTCATCCCTACCGAGATTAAGCAACGCGATTTTGCACGATCAAGTGCTTTCTTCTTCTTTACTCAAGGTTGCCAACAGCATTCAGCGTATCGGGGTAAATAAAATCACCACAGTCTCTCGCGCTACTGTGATCCTTGGCATTCAAACCGTTAAAAATATTTGCCTGACCTCTAAGGTCATCGAAAGCCTGCTGAAACATAAAGATCTCGATATTGAAGTTTACACAAGAATTAAAAGCTTGATGGCGCAATCATTTTTTGCCGGACAACTTGCTAAAATGATGCTCCCTAATCACAGCGATGAAACCCAAGAAGAAGTATACATAGCAGCGATGCTGCGCAGAATTGGCGAAACGGCATTTTGGTGTTTAGGAAAGGAGTTTCAAGAAGAGCTAGATCATTTAATCAGTGTACCAAAACAGCAATATGAAGAAGCTTGCATTGAGCTTATTGGAATGTCGTTTGATGAATTGAGCATTGGCTTAGCGCGCCGCTGGCAACTAGGTGATTTAATGATTAAATCACTCGATAATCCAGAGCAACGCACTCTAGAGATGCAAGTTATCTACCTCGCCGACAAGCTAGTTCATTATATTCACAACCCGCCTACCGCAGTGAAGTACAACAAAATAATTCGCCAGATATCCAAGCTAATGAAAATATCTGATCAGCAATTGCTTTACCGCATTAAACAAACCCGCGAAACGTCAATCAAGTTATTAGAATCATACGGTGCACAAATACTTATTGAGTATGTGAAAAAACTTCCATCTGCAGCAGATCTTGCTCACGATAATCAGTTTGTTTATGAGGACGTTGTCAATAAGGAAGCGGCATTGCTGAAAACCATTCAGCACCTCACCAGCATGACGCTAACGACTAAAGACGCTAGCCTATACTTGGAATACGCACTAACGCAACTGGCTCGAATCCTTAATTTTGAAACCTGCTCGTTTTATTTGCTGACCAATTTAAAACAAACATTAACCTGTCGCCAAACCGTTAACCACTTTGGTAAAGTTGTAGAAGAGCCGTTAACCATCTCACTGACAGATCAGAAATCTTTGCTAAACCGCGTTTTGTATACCCAACAACCAGCAATCGTAAACAACGAAAGTGACCACGGTAACGCTCGCTTTCCCTACCCAGTTAATAAGCTTTTCGCCAAATCAAAATTGGTACTCGCAGCTGTCCACATAAAACAAAGTAATATAGGTATGATTATAGGGCAGCGTAAAAAGCCAACAATAGAACAAGCAGAGTTAGACAACTTTCATTTGCTGACTCAGCACCTTAATATGTGCCTAACCTTGATTTCACCCAATAAAAAAGCCACATGA
- the queC gene encoding 7-cyano-7-deazaguanine synthase QueC, whose protein sequence is MTEKVVVIYSGGMDSYTVLNRAIKDGMQVYPLTFDYGQRHVKEIDCAAAVCKSLNVPHKVIDISAINQLLAGSSLTDDIEIPEGHYEEESMKSTVVPNRNMILLSLAVGYAVSVGASKVYYGAHSGDHAIYPDCRPEFVEKMNDVCQIANYEAVEIYSPYLSVSKTAILTDGIAMGLDYSQTWTCYNGREHACGKCGACQERLEAFRDNNATDPLTYEVTA, encoded by the coding sequence ATGACTGAAAAAGTTGTCGTTATCTATTCCGGCGGCATGGATTCATACACAGTACTGAATCGCGCAATTAAAGATGGTATGCAAGTATACCCACTAACGTTTGATTATGGTCAACGCCACGTTAAAGAAATTGATTGTGCAGCAGCTGTATGTAAATCATTAAATGTACCGCATAAGGTTATTGATATTTCAGCGATTAATCAGTTATTGGCGGGTTCGTCACTAACCGATGATATCGAGATACCCGAAGGCCATTACGAAGAAGAAAGCATGAAATCTACCGTTGTGCCGAACCGCAATATGATTTTACTGTCACTTGCTGTGGGTTACGCGGTATCAGTTGGTGCTTCAAAGGTTTATTACGGCGCACACTCTGGCGATCATGCCATCTACCCTGACTGTCGCCCAGAGTTTGTTGAGAAAATGAATGATGTATGTCAGATCGCTAACTATGAAGCCGTTGAAATTTATAGCCCTTATTTAAGTGTGAGCAAAACGGCTATTTTAACTGACGGCATAGCGATGGGCCTAGACTACAGCCAAACATGGACCTGCTACAACGGTCGTGAACACGCTTGTGGAAAATGCGGTGCTTGCCAAGAGCGTTTAGAAGCCTTTCGTGATAATAACGCAACGGATCCATTAACTTACGAAGTTACAGCTTGA
- the queE gene encoding 7-carboxy-7-deazaguanine synthase QueE: protein MTTDITPTDNTILYKINEIFETLQGEGSFTGQPSIFIRLQGCPVGCSWCDTKHTWETKPDLAIPVNDLLAKSEESEHWSELSVDGIAKLFVEQNYQAKHVVITGGEPCMFDLTPLCAALESRGYSTQIETSGTFEVNTTEKCWVTVSPKVNMRGGYKVLSQAMQRANEIKHPVATEQHVDDLKALLAEHQVTDKQVYLQPISQKQRATELAINTCIENNWRLSVQVHKYIGIE from the coding sequence ATGACAACTGATATAACACCTACCGACAATACCATTTTGTATAAAATTAATGAGATCTTTGAAACCCTTCAAGGTGAGGGTTCTTTTACGGGGCAGCCTTCTATATTTATCCGTTTACAAGGGTGTCCAGTCGGCTGTTCTTGGTGTGATACTAAGCACACTTGGGAAACCAAGCCTGACTTAGCTATTCCCGTTAACGATTTATTAGCGAAAAGCGAAGAGTCTGAGCATTGGAGTGAGTTGTCAGTTGATGGCATCGCTAAATTGTTTGTTGAGCAAAATTACCAAGCAAAACATGTGGTAATCACTGGTGGTGAGCCTTGTATGTTCGATTTGACGCCACTTTGTGCAGCGCTCGAAAGCCGTGGTTACAGTACGCAAATTGAAACCTCAGGCACCTTTGAAGTTAATACCACTGAAAAGTGCTGGGTGACGGTGTCACCGAAAGTGAATATGCGCGGTGGTTATAAAGTATTATCGCAGGCGATGCAGCGCGCTAATGAAATCAAGCATCCAGTGGCAACTGAACAACACGTAGATGATTTAAAAGCATTATTGGCAGAGCACCAAGTCACAGATAAACAAGTTTACTTACAACCGATAAGCCAAAAACAGCGGGCAACTGAACTCGCAATTAATACTTGTATTGAAAATAATTGGCGCTTGTCAGTGCAAGTACACAAATATATAGGCATTGAATAG
- the pdsS gene encoding proteobacterial dedicated sortase system histidine kinase: MNLYSTRSKNQGFIRIGLRTKLLILSSFLFTIPWFGYQYVWEMEKYLRYGQEQTIVGTARALATTLHDRPNLFDNQASFLASVEKGKDLYGFQIRQPIQLDGRYNDWPDFEGKAHFYEDSNIIWQEPNQTVSLRFNAAVGKYDKYLYLFFNVVDDKLVFRGNNARSIYLNDHLTLSLTAPDGEHQQYIVSNKNAGWIESFQLDNQTNRPQPINYIQGVWQPNNTGYNVELRLPLDYVGNKIGFSFADVDTPSSKATSLVGSANTSDPEQLGTILVPSPEIERIVKGMSYTQSSIWVIDKHQRVLASAGDINSASGVWRSTASTNANSGIWPTWWHWLQTNLLHPLYYKVLTKPTQDFYDQLYDESHLAGEHIEQALSGEVHSQWRLSTDKQAVILSAAYPIYIDEQVQGAVIVEETTNGIKTLRNKALEQLFTSILAILLVGTISFFFFASRISNRIRQLRNHAEVAIDEHGRVKEDLPALKGNDEIGDLSRSFSTAVSRLTQYNQYLENLSSRLSHELRTPIAVVRTSIENLSMYPIPENAKAYIERAESGVHRLNHIITSMTEATRVEQLLQRTEKQSFNAYEVIASCISGFKQIHPETTFNFQAPNQKANVLGSPEHFAQMLEKIVTNAVEFSCDAQVEIMLITVKKNLILTVKNNGELLPETMENRLFNSMVSLREEALVNSESSLQSSQPSSKSQPSPNSQPHLGLGLFIARLICEYHQGQISAQNCFDPNGVQINIEIPLTE, from the coding sequence TTGAACCTGTATTCAACACGCTCAAAAAACCAGGGGTTTATTCGTATTGGACTAAGAACCAAACTGTTGATCCTCTCTAGTTTTCTCTTCACCATTCCATGGTTTGGCTATCAATATGTCTGGGAGATGGAAAAGTACCTGCGCTATGGTCAAGAACAGACTATTGTTGGGACAGCTAGGGCGCTAGCAACAACACTGCACGATCGCCCGAATCTGTTCGACAACCAAGCGTCTTTTTTAGCCAGTGTTGAAAAAGGCAAAGATTTATACGGTTTTCAAATTCGTCAACCCATTCAATTAGATGGCCGCTATAACGACTGGCCTGACTTTGAAGGTAAGGCGCATTTTTACGAAGACTCAAACATTATTTGGCAAGAGCCTAATCAAACCGTTAGCTTGCGCTTTAACGCTGCCGTCGGCAAATACGACAAGTACTTGTACCTATTTTTTAATGTTGTTGACGATAAACTCGTTTTTCGAGGAAACAATGCACGGTCAATTTACCTCAACGATCATTTAACACTGAGTCTTACCGCTCCTGATGGCGAGCATCAGCAATATATTGTCAGTAATAAAAATGCAGGCTGGATAGAGTCTTTCCAGCTAGATAATCAAACAAATCGCCCACAGCCAATTAACTATATTCAAGGAGTATGGCAGCCAAATAACACAGGCTATAACGTTGAACTGCGCCTACCGCTTGACTATGTCGGTAATAAAATAGGTTTTAGTTTTGCCGATGTTGATACGCCTAGCAGTAAGGCAACGAGTTTAGTCGGCTCGGCTAATACCTCAGATCCTGAGCAACTAGGCACTATTCTCGTTCCTTCACCAGAAATAGAGCGTATCGTAAAAGGCATGAGCTATACCCAGTCCAGCATTTGGGTAATAGATAAACACCAACGAGTACTGGCGAGCGCAGGCGATATTAATAGTGCCAGTGGTGTTTGGCGCTCAACCGCGTCAACTAATGCCAACTCGGGCATTTGGCCAACATGGTGGCATTGGCTGCAAACTAATCTGTTACATCCGCTTTATTACAAGGTGCTGACCAAACCAACGCAAGATTTTTACGACCAGCTTTACGATGAAAGCCACTTAGCTGGCGAGCATATCGAGCAAGCGTTATCAGGTGAAGTACATAGCCAATGGCGATTAAGTACCGACAAACAAGCGGTGATCCTCTCGGCTGCCTACCCCATTTATATTGATGAACAAGTACAAGGAGCCGTGATTGTTGAAGAAACCACAAACGGTATTAAAACCCTGAGAAATAAAGCGTTAGAGCAATTATTTACGTCAATTCTCGCCATTTTACTGGTTGGTACCATTAGTTTTTTCTTTTTTGCGTCACGTATTTCCAATCGTATCCGACAGCTTCGCAATCACGCAGAAGTGGCAATAGACGAACACGGGCGAGTGAAAGAAGATCTACCGGCGCTAAAAGGTAATGATGAAATTGGCGATCTATCACGAAGTTTTTCCACGGCGGTATCGCGATTAACTCAATACAATCAATATTTGGAAAACTTATCTTCGCGTTTATCACACGAGCTTCGCACACCCATTGCCGTAGTTCGAACCTCAATAGAAAATTTGTCTATGTACCCTATTCCTGAAAACGCCAAAGCCTATATTGAGCGTGCAGAATCTGGCGTGCACAGGCTAAATCACATTATTACCAGCATGACAGAAGCCACACGCGTTGAGCAACTGCTACAACGTACCGAAAAGCAATCCTTTAATGCCTATGAGGTTATTGCCAGTTGTATAAGCGGTTTTAAGCAAATTCACCCTGAAACGACTTTTAACTTTCAGGCGCCGAATCAAAAAGCAAATGTATTAGGCTCGCCTGAACACTTCGCGCAAATGTTAGAGAAAATAGTGACGAATGCCGTTGAGTTTAGCTGTGACGCACAAGTAGAAATAATGCTGATCACGGTGAAGAAAAATCTGATTTTAACGGTGAAAAACAACGGTGAGTTATTGCCAGAAACGATGGAAAATCGTTTGTTTAACTCTATGGTATCGCTAAGGGAAGAAGCTTTAGTAAACAGTGAATCTAGTTTGCAATCATCGCAGCCATCGTCAAAATCACAACCATCACCAAATTCACAGCCACATTTGGGGCTTGGGCTTTTTATCGCTCGGTTAATTTGCGAATACCATCAGGGACAAATCAGTGCGCAAAACTGTTTTGACCCTAATGGCGTTCAAATTAATATCGAAATACCGCTAACTGAATAA
- the pdsR gene encoding proteobacterial dedicated sortase system response regulator, which translates to MSKRIAIVEDDDAIRENYADVLRHQGYQVQSFANRQSAEAAFTVRLPNLVILDIGLHDEYDAGFELCQWLRAKSSTLPIIFLTARDNDVDTVSGLRIGADDYLTKDISLPHLTARIAALFRRQDAQNKPVEQENLIERGPLVIDSQKMTIKWHNQYVELTVTEFWMVFALAKSPGHVKNRQQLMQDSQIFVDDSTITSHIKRIRKKFSKIEANFNCIETVYGMGYRWNDADIVSLVGQSNAGA; encoded by the coding sequence ATGAGTAAACGCATAGCAATAGTAGAAGATGACGACGCCATTCGTGAAAACTACGCCGACGTATTGCGACATCAAGGGTATCAAGTACAAAGCTTTGCTAACCGTCAAAGCGCAGAAGCGGCTTTTACCGTTCGCCTGCCTAACTTGGTCATTCTAGATATTGGATTACACGACGAATACGACGCAGGCTTTGAACTTTGCCAATGGCTAAGAGCTAAATCTTCTACTTTACCTATTATCTTTTTGACCGCGCGTGACAATGATGTCGATACTGTCTCGGGCCTGCGCATTGGGGCAGACGACTACTTAACCAAAGACATTAGCCTGCCACATTTAACCGCTCGTATTGCTGCGCTATTTCGCCGCCAAGATGCGCAAAATAAACCAGTAGAGCAAGAGAACTTAATTGAACGCGGGCCATTAGTAATCGACAGCCAAAAAATGACGATTAAATGGCATAATCAATATGTAGAGCTCACGGTTACCGAGTTTTGGATGGTGTTCGCGCTGGCAAAATCACCGGGGCATGTGAAAAACCGACAGCAACTGATGCAAGATTCACAAATATTTGTGGATGACAGCACCATCACTTCTCACATTAAACGTATTCGTAAAAAATTCAGTAAAATTGAAGCGAACTTTAACTGTATCGAAACCGTCTATGGTATGGGCTACCGCTGGAATGATGCAGACATCGTTAGCCTAGTTGGCCAAAGCAACGCTGGAGCCTAG